One stretch of Scophthalmus maximus strain ysfricsl-2021 chromosome 12, ASM2237912v1, whole genome shotgun sequence DNA includes these proteins:
- the LOC118291790 gene encoding hepatocyte growth factor-like isoform X1, with the protein MRTHAWIYHALVCVAVTLLDTGCCRRTHQSLQRYEKTENHMLVCTDCPRTPLVRNSRSQEHCARKCKKVKKNFNCRAFNFQRHNRKCHLLPFDRFAHGAKKQANVNFTLYEKKDYIRECIIGTKDYRGRRAWTKSNITCQAWSDNNINEHTFYPERYPTQDLRENFCRNPNDDPGGPWCYTTDPNVRAEECGVPQCSEDVCVVCTGEDYRGKMDHTESGKECQRWDSARPHKHLFQPKKYRDKDLKDNYCRNPDNRPRPWCYTMDPKTPWEYCNITVCESDSSEDTDVNATTSCVQGKGTDYRGTMNVTPEGVTCQRWDSQFPHNHSFLPQNFKCNLCVCYRDLRENYCRNPDGADYPWCFTSDPNQRRANCTHIPRCDAEATQKTECYEGNGEAYRGTLSTTRSGIPCADWSHHINSGDTHSTVSHVGLEKNYCRNPDRDKHGPWCYTNPNNRLAWDYCKLRHCESATAAPQPSTLTRPKISCFVHINTRIVGGHQVRGTDGSWVVSIQREKAHLCGGSLIREDWVLTDQQCFTSCVPDLRDYSVQVGLRHLNESSNHPRLRISRLICGPEGSNLVMLKLADPAPVSEGASTIHLPVKDCHITEGTNCTMYGWGETKNTGYDEALNTVTMPMVNNDMCSQIKGDAGESRICAGGRRGEGVCDKDNGGPLVCQEHERKVITGVSIQRTKCASSQPALFVNVAFYSEWIYKVFKLYPSLERN; encoded by the exons GCTGCTGTAGAAGGACGCATCAGTCCTTACAGAGGTATGAGAAGACTGAGAACCACATGCTGGTTTGCACAGACTGTCCTCGAACGCCGCTGGTACGAAACAGCCGATCGCAGGAGCACTGCGCTCGCAAGTGCAAGAAGGTCAAGAAAAACTTCAActgcag GGCTTTCAACTTCCAGAGGCACAACAGGAAATGCCACTTGCTCCCCTTCGACCGCTTCGCCCACGGCGCGAAGAAGCAGGCCAACGTCAACTTCACTTTGTacgaaaaaaaag ATTATATAAGGGAGTGTATCATCGGCACCAAGGActacagagggaggagggctTGGACGAAGTCAAACATCACTTGCCAAGCTTGGTCAGATAATAACATCAATGAGCACAC GTTTTATCCTGAGAGATACCCAACGCAGGACCTCAGGGAGAACTTCTGTCGGAATCCCAACGACGATCCTGGTGGTCCGTGGTGCTACACCACAGACCCCAACGTCCGAGCGGAGGAGTGTGGCGTGCCGCAGTGTTCGGAGG ATGTCTGTGTGGTGTGTACCGGGGAGGATTACCGCGGCAAAATGGATCACACAGAGAGCGGCAAGGAGTGTCAGCGATGGGACTCGGCGAGGCCTCACAAACACCTTTTCCAGCCCAAAAA GTATCGTGACAAGGATTTAAAAGACAACTACTGCCGTAACCCGGACAATCGCCCCCGTCCCTGGTGCTACACCATGGATCCCAAGACGCCGTGGGAGTACTGCAACATCACTGTGTGCG AGTCCGACTCCAGCGAGGACACAGATGTCAATGCAACAACATCCTGTGTCCAGGGGAAGGGCACAGATTACCGAGGCACCATGAATGTGACTCCTGAGGGTGTGACGTGTCAGCGCTGGGACTCTCAGTTCCCCCATAACCACTCCTTTCTGCCTCAGAACTTCAAATGCAA tttgtgtgtgtgttacagagacCTCCGAGAGAACTACTGCCGCAACCCCGATGGGGCAGATTACCCATGGTGCTTCACTTCAGACCCTAATCAGAGGAGAGCCAACTGCACCCACATCCCCAGGTGTGATGCCGAGGCCACACAAAAAACTG AGTGTTACGAAGGCAACGGAGAGGCGTACCGCGGCACCTTATCCACAACTCGTTCTGGGATTCCCTGTGCGGACTGGTCACATCACATAAACAG tggGGATACTCACTCTACGGTATCCCATGTAGGGCTGGAGAAGAACTACTGCCGGAACCCAGACCGAGACAAGCATGGCCCCTGGTGCTACACCAATCCAAATAACCGCTTGGCCTGGGACTACTGCAAACTGAGGCACT GTGAATCAGCCACAGCGGCTCCTCAACCAAGCA CTCTGACCAGACCCAAGATATCATGCTTCGTGCATATAAACACCAGAATCGTCGGCGGACATCAAGTGCGAGGTACAGATGGCAGCTGGGTGGTGAGCATCCAAAGAGA GAAGGCTCATTTGTGTGGCGGCTCACTGATCAGAGAGGACTGGGTTTTGACAGACCAACAGTGCTTCACCTCCTG TGTTCCAGATCTCCGGGATTACAGCGTGCAGGTCGGTCTGCGTCACCTCAATGAGTCCTCCAACCACCCGAGGCTACGCATCTCCCGCCTGATCTGTGGCCCAGAAGGATCCAACCTGGTTATGCTGAAACTCGCAGA CCCTGCGCCTGTGTCTGAGGGGGCCTCCACCATTCACCTTCCTGTAAAAGACTGTCACATCACCGAGGGCACCAACTGCACCATGTATGGATGGGGGGAAACCAAAA ATACAGGATACGATGAGGCACTGAACACTGTAACCATGCCGATGGTCAACAACGACATGTGCTCGCAAATCAAAGGGGATGCTGGCGAGAGCAGAATATGCGCCGGcggcaggagaggagaaggtgtATGTGAT AAAGATAATGGCGGTCCGTTGGTGTGCCAGGAGCACGAGCGCAAAGTCATCACCGGTGTGAGCATCCAGAGGACAAAATGTGCCTCATCGCAGCCTGCGCTTTTTGTCAACGTCGCTTTCTACTCAGAGTGGATTTATAAAGTGTTCAAACTTTACCCCAGCTTGGAGAGgaactaa
- the pax4 gene encoding paired box protein Pax-4 isoform X1, with amino-acid sequence MCGRHADLQNKGGGRVNQLGGMFLNGRPLPESKRRKMIELASEGVRPSQISRILRVSNGCVSKILSRYRRTGLLEPKTTGGSRPRLLTPGVISTIIQYKRENPTIFAWEIRKRLAAARLCKVSQVPSVSSINRILRKIHLDHGPLCMETSAHISCAQDFDSLIQEEVNQSELVCSDVRKPKGVQHRNRTTFTPEQSRALEQAEFTLSQYADMYMRENLSAKIKIPEDTIKVWFSNRRAKWRRETKQRSGTQTAELQKKRDFVLVNAAVPHSLTSQQATGESRLHGQNSHASSPCNTVAWKLQNGCIFTTDTDPTGVSSSGRQTSISVPPPCFHPSNNPMAQNTGTTPLAPHTERFTFPLVHQPTDSRTSRPPVTQAVRGERPATQCWTQQGLALTWSQFQTDQRFLVARQPWDVSPH; translated from the exons ATGTGCGGAAGACACGCTGATCTGCAAAATAAAG GTGGTGGACGCGTGAACCAGTTAGGAGGCATGTTTCTGAACGGCAGACCTCTCCCCGAGtccaagaggaggaaaatgatcGAGCTGGCCTCGGAGGGAGTTCGTCCCAGTCAAATATCCAGGATACTTCGG GTGTCCAACGGCTGCGTCAGCAAGATCCTGAGCCGTTACCGACGCACGGGACTCCTGGAGCCCAAGACCACAGGGGGGAGCCGACCGCGACTCCTCACCCCCGGAGTCATCTCCACCATAATCCAGTACAAACGGGAGAACCCAACCATCTTCGCCTGGGAGATTCGGAAGCGCCTGGCGGCGGCGCGACTGTGCAAAGTCTCGCAAGTTCCCAGC GTGTCATCTATAAATCGGATATTAAGAAAGATCCACTTGGACCACGGACCCTTGTGCATGGAGACGAGTGCGCACATCAGCTGTGCGCAGG ACTTTGATTCTTTGATTCAAGAAGAAGTGAATCAGAGTGAGCTCGTGTGCAGTGACGTCCGGAAACCTAAAGGTGTCCAGCACCGAAACCGCACCACCTTCAccccagagcagagcagagcactTGAGCAAG CAGAATTCACCCTCAGCCAGTATGCAGATATGTACATGAGAGAGAACCTGTCGGCCAAAATCAAAATTCCCGAGGACACCATCAAG GTGTGGTTTTCAAACAGAAGGGCAAAGTGGAGGAGGGAAACCAAACAGAGGAGCGGCACACAGA CTGCAGAGCTTCAGAAGAAAAGAGATTTTGTTCTCGTGAATGCAGCGGTGCCGCACAGCCTCACATCTCAGCAG GCAACGGGAGAGTCAAGACTCCACGGTCAGAACTCACACGCCTCCTCACCGTGCAACACTGTTGCCTGGAAATTGCAGAATGGCTGCATTTTCACAACAGACacag ATCCCACAGGTGTCAGTAGCTCCGGACGTCAGACCTCCATCTCAGTGCCGCCCCCGTGCTTCCATCCGTCGAATAACCCGATGGCCCAGAACACAGGCACGACTCCCCTGGCACCGCACACCGAGAGATTCACTTTCCCGCTGGTGCACCAGCCCACAGACTCCAGGACATCCCGCCCACCGGTGACCCAGGCGGTACGAGGCGAGCGCCCGGCGACTCAGTGCTGGACTCAGCAGGGACTTGCTCTCACTTGGAGCCAGTTTCAAACGGATCAGAGGTTTCTGGTCGCCCGGCAGCCCTGGGACGTCAGTCCACACTAG
- the LOC118291790 gene encoding hepatocyte growth factor-like isoform X2, protein MRTHAWIYHALVCVAVTLLDTGCCRRTHQSLQRYEKTENHMLVCTDCPRTPLVRNSRSQEHCARKCKKVKKNFNCRAFNFQRHNRKCHLLPFDRFAHGAKKQANVNFTLYEKKDYIRECIIGTKDYRGRRAWTKSNITCQAWSDNNINEHTFYPERYPTQDLRENFCRNPNDDPGGPWCYTTDPNVRAEECGVPQCSEDVCVVCTGEDYRGKMDHTESGKECQRWDSARPHKHLFQPKKYRDKDLKDNYCRNPDNRPRPWCYTMDPKTPWEYCNITVCESDSSEDTDVNATTSCVQGKGTDYRGTMNVTPEGVTCQRWDSQFPHNHSFLPQNFKCKDLRENYCRNPDGADYPWCFTSDPNQRRANCTHIPRCDAEATQKTECYEGNGEAYRGTLSTTRSGIPCADWSHHINSGDTHSTVSHVGLEKNYCRNPDRDKHGPWCYTNPNNRLAWDYCKLRHCESATAAPQPSTLTRPKISCFVHINTRIVGGHQVRGTDGSWVVSIQREKAHLCGGSLIREDWVLTDQQCFTSCVPDLRDYSVQVGLRHLNESSNHPRLRISRLICGPEGSNLVMLKLADPAPVSEGASTIHLPVKDCHITEGTNCTMYGWGETKNTGYDEALNTVTMPMVNNDMCSQIKGDAGESRICAGGRRGEGVCDKDNGGPLVCQEHERKVITGVSIQRTKCASSQPALFVNVAFYSEWIYKVFKLYPSLERN, encoded by the exons GCTGCTGTAGAAGGACGCATCAGTCCTTACAGAGGTATGAGAAGACTGAGAACCACATGCTGGTTTGCACAGACTGTCCTCGAACGCCGCTGGTACGAAACAGCCGATCGCAGGAGCACTGCGCTCGCAAGTGCAAGAAGGTCAAGAAAAACTTCAActgcag GGCTTTCAACTTCCAGAGGCACAACAGGAAATGCCACTTGCTCCCCTTCGACCGCTTCGCCCACGGCGCGAAGAAGCAGGCCAACGTCAACTTCACTTTGTacgaaaaaaaag ATTATATAAGGGAGTGTATCATCGGCACCAAGGActacagagggaggagggctTGGACGAAGTCAAACATCACTTGCCAAGCTTGGTCAGATAATAACATCAATGAGCACAC GTTTTATCCTGAGAGATACCCAACGCAGGACCTCAGGGAGAACTTCTGTCGGAATCCCAACGACGATCCTGGTGGTCCGTGGTGCTACACCACAGACCCCAACGTCCGAGCGGAGGAGTGTGGCGTGCCGCAGTGTTCGGAGG ATGTCTGTGTGGTGTGTACCGGGGAGGATTACCGCGGCAAAATGGATCACACAGAGAGCGGCAAGGAGTGTCAGCGATGGGACTCGGCGAGGCCTCACAAACACCTTTTCCAGCCCAAAAA GTATCGTGACAAGGATTTAAAAGACAACTACTGCCGTAACCCGGACAATCGCCCCCGTCCCTGGTGCTACACCATGGATCCCAAGACGCCGTGGGAGTACTGCAACATCACTGTGTGCG AGTCCGACTCCAGCGAGGACACAGATGTCAATGCAACAACATCCTGTGTCCAGGGGAAGGGCACAGATTACCGAGGCACCATGAATGTGACTCCTGAGGGTGTGACGTGTCAGCGCTGGGACTCTCAGTTCCCCCATAACCACTCCTTTCTGCCTCAGAACTTCAAATGCAA agacCTCCGAGAGAACTACTGCCGCAACCCCGATGGGGCAGATTACCCATGGTGCTTCACTTCAGACCCTAATCAGAGGAGAGCCAACTGCACCCACATCCCCAGGTGTGATGCCGAGGCCACACAAAAAACTG AGTGTTACGAAGGCAACGGAGAGGCGTACCGCGGCACCTTATCCACAACTCGTTCTGGGATTCCCTGTGCGGACTGGTCACATCACATAAACAG tggGGATACTCACTCTACGGTATCCCATGTAGGGCTGGAGAAGAACTACTGCCGGAACCCAGACCGAGACAAGCATGGCCCCTGGTGCTACACCAATCCAAATAACCGCTTGGCCTGGGACTACTGCAAACTGAGGCACT GTGAATCAGCCACAGCGGCTCCTCAACCAAGCA CTCTGACCAGACCCAAGATATCATGCTTCGTGCATATAAACACCAGAATCGTCGGCGGACATCAAGTGCGAGGTACAGATGGCAGCTGGGTGGTGAGCATCCAAAGAGA GAAGGCTCATTTGTGTGGCGGCTCACTGATCAGAGAGGACTGGGTTTTGACAGACCAACAGTGCTTCACCTCCTG TGTTCCAGATCTCCGGGATTACAGCGTGCAGGTCGGTCTGCGTCACCTCAATGAGTCCTCCAACCACCCGAGGCTACGCATCTCCCGCCTGATCTGTGGCCCAGAAGGATCCAACCTGGTTATGCTGAAACTCGCAGA CCCTGCGCCTGTGTCTGAGGGGGCCTCCACCATTCACCTTCCTGTAAAAGACTGTCACATCACCGAGGGCACCAACTGCACCATGTATGGATGGGGGGAAACCAAAA ATACAGGATACGATGAGGCACTGAACACTGTAACCATGCCGATGGTCAACAACGACATGTGCTCGCAAATCAAAGGGGATGCTGGCGAGAGCAGAATATGCGCCGGcggcaggagaggagaaggtgtATGTGAT AAAGATAATGGCGGTCCGTTGGTGTGCCAGGAGCACGAGCGCAAAGTCATCACCGGTGTGAGCATCCAGAGGACAAAATGTGCCTCATCGCAGCCTGCGCTTTTTGTCAACGTCGCTTTCTACTCAGAGTGGATTTATAAAGTGTTCAAACTTTACCCCAGCTTGGAGAGgaactaa
- the pax4 gene encoding paired box protein Pax-4 isoform X2: protein MCGRHADLQNKGGGRVNQLGGMFLNGRPLPESKRRKMIELASEGVRPSQISRILRVSNGCVSKILSRYRRTGLLEPKTTGGSRPRLLTPGVISTIIQYKRENPTIFAWEIRKRLAAARLCKVSQVPSVSSINRILRKIHLDHGPLCMETSAHISCAQDFDSLIQEEVNQSELVCSDVRKPKGVQHRNRTTFTPEQSRALEQEFTLSQYADMYMRENLSAKIKIPEDTIKVWFSNRRAKWRRETKQRSGTQTAELQKKRDFVLVNAAVPHSLTSQQATGESRLHGQNSHASSPCNTVAWKLQNGCIFTTDTDPTGVSSSGRQTSISVPPPCFHPSNNPMAQNTGTTPLAPHTERFTFPLVHQPTDSRTSRPPVTQAVRGERPATQCWTQQGLALTWSQFQTDQRFLVARQPWDVSPH, encoded by the exons ATGTGCGGAAGACACGCTGATCTGCAAAATAAAG GTGGTGGACGCGTGAACCAGTTAGGAGGCATGTTTCTGAACGGCAGACCTCTCCCCGAGtccaagaggaggaaaatgatcGAGCTGGCCTCGGAGGGAGTTCGTCCCAGTCAAATATCCAGGATACTTCGG GTGTCCAACGGCTGCGTCAGCAAGATCCTGAGCCGTTACCGACGCACGGGACTCCTGGAGCCCAAGACCACAGGGGGGAGCCGACCGCGACTCCTCACCCCCGGAGTCATCTCCACCATAATCCAGTACAAACGGGAGAACCCAACCATCTTCGCCTGGGAGATTCGGAAGCGCCTGGCGGCGGCGCGACTGTGCAAAGTCTCGCAAGTTCCCAGC GTGTCATCTATAAATCGGATATTAAGAAAGATCCACTTGGACCACGGACCCTTGTGCATGGAGACGAGTGCGCACATCAGCTGTGCGCAGG ACTTTGATTCTTTGATTCAAGAAGAAGTGAATCAGAGTGAGCTCGTGTGCAGTGACGTCCGGAAACCTAAAGGTGTCCAGCACCGAAACCGCACCACCTTCAccccagagcagagcagagcactTGAGCAAG AATTCACCCTCAGCCAGTATGCAGATATGTACATGAGAGAGAACCTGTCGGCCAAAATCAAAATTCCCGAGGACACCATCAAG GTGTGGTTTTCAAACAGAAGGGCAAAGTGGAGGAGGGAAACCAAACAGAGGAGCGGCACACAGA CTGCAGAGCTTCAGAAGAAAAGAGATTTTGTTCTCGTGAATGCAGCGGTGCCGCACAGCCTCACATCTCAGCAG GCAACGGGAGAGTCAAGACTCCACGGTCAGAACTCACACGCCTCCTCACCGTGCAACACTGTTGCCTGGAAATTGCAGAATGGCTGCATTTTCACAACAGACacag ATCCCACAGGTGTCAGTAGCTCCGGACGTCAGACCTCCATCTCAGTGCCGCCCCCGTGCTTCCATCCGTCGAATAACCCGATGGCCCAGAACACAGGCACGACTCCCCTGGCACCGCACACCGAGAGATTCACTTTCCCGCTGGTGCACCAGCCCACAGACTCCAGGACATCCCGCCCACCGGTGACCCAGGCGGTACGAGGCGAGCGCCCGGCGACTCAGTGCTGGACTCAGCAGGGACTTGCTCTCACTTGGAGCCAGTTTCAAACGGATCAGAGGTTTCTGGTCGCCCGGCAGCCCTGGGACGTCAGTCCACACTAG